From one Lycium barbarum isolate Lr01 chromosome 6, ASM1917538v2, whole genome shotgun sequence genomic stretch:
- the LOC132599453 gene encoding MLO-like protein 6 has protein sequence MAGGGGGRSLEQTPTWAVAVVCFALVAISIVIEFIIHLIGKWLKSKHKRALYEALEKIKSELMLLGFISLLLTVGQDPISNICVSEKIASTWHPCSKQKEYEMNKKDNYDDEEGHRRRLLTETDGGVRRVLAAAGTDKCADKGKVAFVSADGIHQLHIFIFVLAIFHVFYCVTTLALGRAKMSRWKIWEKETRTAEYQFDHDPERFRFARDTSFGRRHLSFWTKNSILLWMVCFFRQFVRSVPKVDYLTLRHGFVTAHLAPQSHVNFNFQKYIKRSLEEDFKVVVSISPPIWFLAVLFLLFNTHGWYSYLWLPFIPLLVILLVGTKLQVIITKMGLRIQERGEVVKGVPVVQPGDDLFWFNRPRLLLYLINFVLFQNAFQLAFFAWTWYEFGLKSCFHDHTEDIVIRMTMGVLIQILCSYVTLPLYALVTQMGSTMKPTIFNERVATALRKWHHSAKKHIKEINKHSNSVTPMSSRPATPSHGMSPVHLLRGIRTSDMDTSPQRSNYNVDHWDIEGSPSPTRFYKGGDGSPSPSYMHQIQIGHLHHHDSEGHEPSSFGQVVPLSQTVARDQPEINVALPRDFSFDKRTTSV, from the exons ATggcaggaggaggaggaggaagatcGTTGGAGCAAACGCCGACGTGGGCAGTTGCCGTAGTTTGTTTTGCGTTGGTTGCCATTTCTATTGTAATAGAGTTCATCATCCATCTTATTGGCAAG TGGTTGAAGTCTAAGCACAAAAGAGCATTATATGAAGCACTTGAGAAGATAAAATCAG agTTAATGCTGCTGGGATTTATATCCCTATTGCTAACAGTAGGGCAAGATCCAATATCAAATATTTGTGTATCTGAGAAAATTGCTAGTACATGGCATCCATGTAGTAAGCAAAAAGAATATGAAATGAATAAGAAGGATAATTATGACGACGAAGAGGGTCATCGCCGGCGACTTCTTACGGAGACAGATGGTGGAGTTCGGCGAGTTTTGGCGGCTGCCGGAACTGACAAATGTGCAGACAAG GGAAAAGTAGCATTTGTATCTGCTGATGGTATTCATCAATTACATATTTTCATTTTCGTGCTGGCTATTTTTCACGTATTCTACTGTGTTACCACATTGGCTCTTGGAAGAGCTAAG ATGAGTCGTTGGAAAATATGGGAAAAGGAAACAAGAACAGCTGAGTACCAATTTGATCATG ATCCTGAGCGATTCCGGTTTGCTAGAGACACGTCATTTGGAAGAAGACACTTGAGCTTTTGGACTAAAAACTCTATTTTATTGTGGATG GTTTGTTTCTTCAGGCAATTTGTAAGATCTGTCCCAAAAGTGGATTACTTGACCCTACGACATGGGTTTGTCACG GCGCATCTGGCACCTCAGAGCCACGTAAATTTTAATTTCCAAAAGTATATCAAGCGTTCATTAGAAGAAGACTTCAAAGTGGTCGTTAGCATCAG TCCCCCAATTTGGTTCCTTGCTGTATTATTCCTACTCTTCAATACTCATG GCTGGTATTCTTATCTGTGGCTACCGTTCATTCCTTTGCTT GTGATATTGTTAGTAGGGACCAAACTACAAGTGATAATCACCAAAATGGGACTAAGAATTCAAGAAAGAGGGGAAGTAGTGAAAGGTGTTCCTGTGGTTCAGCCTGGAGATGACCTCTTTTGGTTCAATCGTCCTCGTCTTCTTCTTTATCTCATTAATTTTGTCCTTTTTCAG AATGCTTTTCAGTTGGCGTTCTTTGCTTGGACTTGG TATGAATTTGGATTGAAATCTTGTTTCCACGATCATACTGAGGATATCGTCATTAGAATGACAATGGG GGTTCTTATTCAGATTCTCTGCAGCTATGTCACCCTTCCACTATATGCCCTAGTGACACAG ATGGGATCAACAATGAAACCAACAATCTTCAACGAACGAGTAGCAACAGCATTGAGGAAATGGCACCATAGTGCCAAAAAGCACATAAAAGAGATTAACAAGCATTCCAATTCAGTAACTCCAATGTCAAGCAGGCCAGCAACGCCTTCTCACGGCATGTCACCTGTCCATCTCCTGCGTGGGATCCGCACGAGTGACATGGACACGAGTCCACAAAGATCGAATTATAATGTGGACCATTGGGATATCGAGGGCTCGCCATCTCCCACCCGATTTTACAAGGGTGGGGATGGATCGCCCTCTCCGTCTTACATGCATCAGATTCAAATTGGTCACTTGCATCATCATGACTCGGAAGGTCACGAGCCTAGTTCATTCGGCCAAGTGGTTCCTTTGTCACAAACGGTGGCTCGTGACCAACCCGAAATCAACGTTGCCCTTCCAAGGGACTTTTCTTTTGATAAGAGAACAACTAGTGTATAA
- the LOC132599454 gene encoding uncharacterized protein LOC132599454: protein MTSMSMDLHPTPFPGKFQPVKSRFNKNISKAPKTQSKEPSIPRKSRVFGTVQNTNVPTKTISTKPLTKSSSRVIQKPLKSPRKTQSLTDSSANPVTENAKKSTEEENKAKPRKKSVCFQENRDVVANSEPKTPAKSPILVKKRLSGSTTPFRSAEKCSKCRFDKLETSTYWLSQIKLAETVGKHYVSAAFFRLALESKAEPFRNILLELKKYLRRHKYLSEGKEWKEVCFSYGLLKNEGSSGDKIGNGSKSQGIELESTIEKEESKDLKEQVNEDGIIQEGNELPLSFMG, encoded by the exons atgacAAGTATGTCTATGGATCTTCATCCCACGCCATTTCCAG GTAAATTTCAACCTGTGAAATCAAGATTCAACAAAAACATCTCCAAAGCACCAAAAACACAATCCAAGGAACCATCCATTCCCAG GAAAAGCAGAGTATTTGGCACAGTTCAAAACACAAATGTTCCAACGAAGACAATTTCTACAAAGCCCTTAACAAAATCTTCATCTAGGGTTATCCAAAAACCACTTAAGTCACCAAGAAAAACTCAATCTTTAACTGATTCTTCAGCAAATCCGGTAACCGAAAACGCCAAAAAATCCACTGAAGAAGAAAACAAAGCAAAACCAAgaaaaaagagtgtttgtttccAAGAAAACAGAGATGTTGTTGCTAATTCTGAGCCTAAAACTCCAGCGAAATCGCCGATTTTAGTGAAGAAAAGACTTTCTGGAAGCACTACTCCTTTTCGCAGTGCTGAGAAATGCAGTAAATGCAGATTTGATAAGTTGGAGACATCAACTTATTGGCTTTCTCAAATTAAATTGGCTGAAACAGTTGGAAAACACTATGTTTCTGCTGCTTTCTTTCGACTGGCTCTTGAATCCAAAGCTGAG CCCTTTCGAAACATATTGTTGGAATTGAAGAAGTATCTGCGACGACACAAGTACTTATCTGAGGGCAAAGAATGGAAAGAAGTTTGTTTTAGCTATGGTTTATTGAAGAATGAGGGCAGTTCTGGGGATAAAATTGGAAATGGGAGCAAGAGCCAAGGCATAGAATTGGAAAGTACCATTGAAAAAGAAGAATCAAAGGACTTGAAGGAGCAAGTGAATGAAGATGGCATTATTCAAGAAGGAAATGAACTACCACTTTCATTTATGGGCTAA